The Hymenobacter sp. 5317J-9 genome has a window encoding:
- a CDS encoding flavoprotein has protein sequence MAEQTTSNQLASPLRGRRILLGVSGSIAAYKAAPLTRLLVKAGAEVQVILTEAASAFVTPLTLGTLSKKPVLTGFLRDAAAGEWHNHVELGLWADALLIAPASANTIGQLANGLCPNLLCAVYLSARCPVFLAPAMDLDMFAHPAVTQNLARLRSFGNHVFDSPSGELASGLSGHGRMLEPEDMVAELEQFFDSVGFERTSC, from the coding sequence ATGGCCGAACAAACAACCAGCAACCAATTAGCCAGCCCCCTCCGCGGCCGCCGCATCCTGCTGGGCGTGAGCGGCAGCATCGCGGCATACAAAGCCGCGCCGCTCACCCGCCTGCTCGTGAAGGCCGGAGCCGAAGTGCAGGTCATCCTCACCGAAGCCGCCTCCGCGTTTGTGACGCCCCTCACCCTGGGCACGCTCTCCAAAAAGCCCGTCCTGACGGGCTTTTTGCGTGACGCGGCCGCTGGCGAATGGCACAACCACGTGGAGCTGGGCCTCTGGGCCGATGCCCTGCTGATTGCGCCGGCCAGCGCCAACACCATTGGTCAGTTGGCCAATGGTTTGTGCCCCAATTTGCTGTGCGCGGTGTATTTGTCGGCCCGCTGCCCCGTGTTCCTGGCTCCGGCTATGGACTTGGACATGTTCGCCCACCCCGCCGTGACGCAGAACCTGGCCCGGCTGCGCAGCTTCGGCAACCACGTCTTCGATTCGCCCAGCGGTGAGCTGGCCAGCGGCCTGAGCGGCCACGGCCGCATGCTGGAGCCTGAGGACATGGTGGCGGAACTCGAGCAGTTTTTTGATAGTGTTGGGTTTGAGCGAACGTCATGCTGA
- a CDS encoding DNA-directed RNA polymerase subunit omega — protein MKPNPNTPSSSIVTRNIADITGDNGNVYEAIAVISKRANQLSVKLKEELNDRLAEFASTVDNLEEVFENREQIEVSKQYERMPKPTSLAIEEFLQGKIAYTTPEPEEVPIPRELF, from the coding sequence ATGAAACCCAATCCCAACACCCCGTCGAGCTCCATCGTGACGCGCAACATCGCCGACATCACCGGCGACAATGGCAACGTGTACGAGGCCATCGCCGTGATTTCGAAGCGCGCCAACCAGCTGTCGGTGAAGCTGAAAGAAGAGTTGAACGACCGGTTGGCCGAGTTCGCTTCTACGGTTGATAACCTGGAAGAAGTGTTCGAGAACCGCGAGCAAATTGAGGTGTCGAAGCAGTACGAGCGCATGCCCAAGCCCACCAGCCTGGCCATCGAGGAGTTCCTGCAGGGCAAGATTGCCTACACCACGCCTGAGCCGGAAGAAGTGCCGATTCCCCGCGAGCTGTTCTAA